A single region of the Garra rufa chromosome 20, GarRuf1.0, whole genome shotgun sequence genome encodes:
- the rassf5 gene encoding ras association domain-containing protein 5 isoform X3 — protein sequence MTGSNSMSSGYCSLDEESDDFTFFTAKTSFFRQPQAKQVAKNVTTEEEEEKATSLTEGEIKAKIDDYNSKATENGMKLSPDGTYTGFIKVHLKLRRPVTVFSGDGKSPGPCSSSESSDNRTSFYLPCNAVKQLHISSTTTVREVIQGLLKKYMVQDNPRKFALCRLTRRDSQDLFQKLPLSECPLYLRLLAGPNLENLSFVLKENETGEVEWHAFSVPELQNFLIILEKEEKDRVRQVEQRYAAYKEKLLQAMGQVESNPG from the exons ATGACCGGTAGCAATAGCATGAGCAGTGGGTACTGCAGCCTGGATGAGGAAAGCGATGACTTTACCTTCTTCACCGCCAAGACCTCCTTCTTCCGGCAGCCACAGGCAAAGCAAGTAGCCAAG AATGTCACaacagaggaagaggaagagaagGCAACGTCCCTCACAGAAGGAGAGATTAAAGCAAAAATAGATGACTACAACTCCAAAGCGACGGAGAATGGGATGAAATTA AGCCCAGATGGGACATACACTGGTTTCATAAAAGTTCACTTAAAGTTGCGCAGGCCCGTGACTGTATTTTCTGGGGACGGGAAGTCACCAGGACCGTGTTCCTCTTCTGAAAGTTCAGATAACCGCACATCCTTCTACCTGCCCTGCAATGCCGTTAAACAGCTACACATCAGCAGTACCACCACGGTCAGGGAGGTCATCCAGGGCCTGCTGAAGAAGTACATGGTACAGGATAACCCACGCAAGTTCGCCCTCTGCCGCCTGACCCGTCGGGACAGCCAGG ATCTTTTCCAGAAGTTGCCGTTATCAGAATGTCCACTCTACTTGAGGCTGTTAGCAGGTCCTAATCTAGAGAACTTGTCATTTGTACTCAAAGAAAATGAGACTGGCGAGGTGGAG TGGCATGCATTTTCAGTCCCTGAGCTGCAGAACTTCCTGATCATCCTGGAGAAGGAGGAAAAGGATCGCGTGCGGCAGGTGGAGCAGCGTTATGCTGCCTACAAGGAGAAGTTGCTACAGGCTATGGGTCAGGTTGAGAGCAACCCAGGCTAA